A window from Felis catus isolate Fca126 chromosome B1, F.catus_Fca126_mat1.0, whole genome shotgun sequence encodes these proteins:
- the RASL11B gene encoding ras-like protein family member 11B, translating to MRLIQNMCTIAEYPAPGSAAAADCCLGAAGRRLVKIAVVGASGVGKTALVVRFLTKRFIGDYERNAGNLYTRQVQIEGETLAIQVQDTPGIQVHENGLSCGEQLNRCIRWADAVVIVFSVTDYKSYELIGQLHQHVQQLHLGARLPVVVVANKADLLHIKQVDPQLGLQLASVLGCSFYEVSVSENYNDVYNAFHVLCKEVSHKQQPSSTPEKRRTSLIPRPKSPNMQDLKRRFKQALSAKVRTVTSV from the exons ATGCGCCTCATTCAGAACATGTGCACCATCGCCGAGTATCCCGCCCCGggcagcgccgccgccgccgactGCTGCCTGGGGGCGGCGGGCCGCCGCCTGGTCAAGATCGCGGTGGTGGGGGCCAGTGGTGTGGGCAAGACCG CTCTGGTGGTCCGCTTCCTCACCAAACGATTCATTGGTGACTACGAAAGGAACGCAG GTAATCTCTATACCAGACAAGTCCAAATAGAAGGTGAAACCCTGGCTATTCAGGTTCAAGACACGCCAGGTATTCAG GTCCACGAGAACGGCCTGAGCTGCGGCGAGCAGCTGAATCGGTGCATTCGCTGGGCAGATGCCGTGGTGATCGTGTTCTCCGTCACTGACTACAAGAGCTATGAACTCATCGGCCAGCTCCACCAGCACGTGCAGCAGCTGCACCTGGGCGCCCGGCTGCCCGTGGTGGTCGTGGCCAACAAAGCTGACCTGCTGCACATCAAGCAGGTCGACCCTCAGCTCGGACTGCAGCTGGCCAGCGTGCTGGGCTGCTCGTTCTATGAAGTGTCGGTCAGCGAAAATTACAACGACGTCTACAACGCTTTCCACGTCCTGTGCAAGGAAGTGAGTCACAAACAGCAGCCCAGCAGCACACCAGAGAAGCGGAGAACCTCCCTCATTCCCAGGCCCAAGTCCCCCAACATGCAGGACCTGAAGAGGAGGTTCAAGCAAGCCCTCTCTGCCAAAGTGAGGACTGTCACCTCCGTCTGA